CATTTGTTGCAACCTTAGTATTTGCGCCGCATTTGGATAAAGGCATTCTGTTAGGCGTGGTTTTATCCTTAGGTTTATTCGTGTATCGCACCATGAGTCCGCGTTTTGTGGAAGTGGCAAAACACACTGACGGTTCAATGCGTGATGCAGTGACGCATAAATTGCAAACCAGCAATACTGTGGCGGTTTATCGGTTCGATGGGGATTTATATTTTGGGAATACCGGTTATTTAGAAGGAAAAATTCTTAATGCGATTTCCCAAAAGCCGCAGTTGAAAGTGATTGTGTTGGATATGGAGGCGATTAACCAAGTCGATTCCACGGGCGAGGAAATGCTGGAAAAATTATCTGACCGTTTAAAAGCTGCCGGTATTGAATTCTATTTGGCACGTACCAAATTACAAGTATATGAAGCGTTTGAACGTTCAGGTTTAGCCAAACATATTGGTGAAGAGCGTTTCTTCCGTGAGCGTAAATATGCCTTACAATACGCTAAACAGCAGTTAGGCAATGCGATTGATGTAGAGCCGTTATTGAACTATATGCCTGCGTAGTTCTGGCATAAGATGCCAAGGCTAATCTGTATACGGTTAGCCTTGTTTTAAGGAAAGCTATGAGCATTAAAGTGTTATTTTTTGCAAGTTTGCGTGAAACATTAAATATGGCAGAGACAAACGTTGCGGCTAATCTAGCGCCAGATGTACAACGAGTTTGGCAATTAAGTACGCAAAATAAACCTCTACCGAATAATATTTTAATCGCAGTCAATCAACAGTACGCAGATTTACAAACGGCTGTGAGCGCAGGTGATGAAGTGGCTTTCTTTCCACCTGTTACCGGGGGTTAAGTAGTGCAGCAGATTGAAGTTTTGCAAACCGGGTTTGAGCCGTGGTCTTACTTAGCCGATTGGCAGCAACAGCATGTTAATTTAGGGCAGTCGGGTGCAAGTGCGGTTTTTGTAGGCTTTATGCGGGATTTTAATGACGGCGATACCGTACAAGCGATGGTATTAGAGCATTATCCAGTTATGACGCAGCAGCAATTAACGCAAATTACCCAACAAGCCGCTAAGACTTGGCAATTAAATCAGGTTTTATTGGTACATCGGGTGGGCTTAATTCAACCTACCGAACCGATTGTGCTGGTAGCTGTTTATTCGGCGCATCGGGCGGATGCTTTTGAAGCCTGTCGTTTTATAATGGAACAATTAAAGCAACACGCGCCGTTTTGGAAAAAAGAACAATTGGTAGATGGCTCAACACGTTGGGTGAGCCATAATACGCAAGGTTATAAATTGACTAGTCCATCGAAATAACGACGCGACTCATAACGCCTGCTTCAACTCGGAAGTTTTGTTCTCGAGTCTTGTTTTGCATTTCGACCTTAGCTTTATACGTGCCAGCCGGTAAGCTTATCGTACCTGTATGGCGGGGTAAGGTTACTAGGGGAGTTGAGGGATCATCAATCTTAAAAATGCTCCAATGAGCAGCAGCCAGTACGGCTTGATTATTGATCGTTGCGACTAAGGCAATGGTCGAATTGCTAGGTGCAGCATTTGAAGCTGTGGAATAGATAAATAATGCAAGCAATGGCATTAAATAGCTAAAAAATGCGTTGCGAGAGAGGTAGGGGAGATGCAAGCGCATTTTAACCCTCCGTGGTTTGTTAACAGGCTAAGAATTGCTAAAAAGAGTCACTTAAAATTTAAGCATAGATTAGTTAGCTTGTATAGGTGCATTCCATGTACCTGATTTACCTCCATGTTTATGAATCAAACGAATGCCTTCCATATGCATTCCCTTATCAACGGCTTTGCACATATCATAAATGGTTAATAAGGCAATATTAACCGCCGTTAGTGCCTCCATTTCAACCCCAGTTTGACCTCGCGTTTCTACAGTAGCTTGGCAATGGATAGCACTAGGTATCGTAATAGGGGTTAACTCTAAGTTAATGTGTGTTAAAGCCAGTGGATGGCACAAGGGAATCAAATCTGCCGTTTTTTTGGCAGCCATAATGCCTGCAATGCGAGCGATGCCTAAGACATCGCCCTTTTTATTTGTACCTTGTGTAATGAGTGCTAACGTACTGGCTTGCATTTCAATACGACCTTCGGCAATAGCTACGCGTGCAGTACTGGCTTTTGCACCCACATCTACCATATGGGCTTGTCCTTGTTCATTGAAATGCGTTAATTCACTCATAGTCTGACTAATTGAGCCTCTACAGTCTGTCGAACGTCGTTGCCTTGCAAGATTTCTACCAATTGTAGTGCAAAATCCATCGCTGTGCCTGGTCCACGCCCTGTAATAATGCGTCCATCTACTTGTACGGCTGCGTCTGTCACATTGACAGCGCTCGTATTGGTTTGCGCTAAAGCACCCGGATAGGCTGTAATTTGTTTGCCCGCGACTACGCCATTATCAATTAAGACTTTGGGCGCAGCACAAATGGCGGCAATAGCTTTATTCGCTTGTGCTAGCCGTGTAATAAGCTGATGAATACGAGTATCTGCATTCAAATAGTCAGCTCCCGGCAAACCACCGGGTAACACCAACATATCAAACTCATCGTCCATCACAGCATCTAAACTCTTATCGGCTAAAACCGCAACCCGATGTGCACCCGTGACGGTTAAGGCATCTAAACTGGCTGTTACCACTTCAACAGCAGCGCGACGCAATAAATCAATAATCGTTAAGGCCTCAATTTCTTCAAAGCCATTAGCTAGCGGTACTAATACTTTAGGCATTTAACAGACTCCGTTATTTCTTGTCGCTGGGTGCAGTCGTTTTGCTATCGGCAGTTGCAGGCGCTGGGCTAGCCGGTTTTACTGCTGTACTGTTGCGACTGCTGACTAAGTCCATACCTTTGAGAATATTAACCGCCTCGCGTAATTGATAATCTTCGTCTTCCGGCTTTTTATCTTTAGCTTTAGCGTTTTTATCTTTATTAAAGGTTGGCATTTCTGTATCAGGTGGTACATCCACCGGTTTTTGCTCTGGCTTATCAGCCGCTTTTTCCTCGGCTTTTGCTTCATCTTTAGCTTTATCGTTCGTATCAGCAGGCGCAGATGCTCTATTATTCGTTGGGTTGGATAAATGCTTAGACAAATCAGCTTCTGACAATGGCTCAAAGGGATTGTCATCATCTGCGTTTTGTACTTTTAATGGCTTCAGTTCAATATCGGGCTTAATGCCTTCCGCCTGAATCGAACGCCCCGCTGGCGTGAAGTAACGCGCCGTTGTAATTTTGACAGCCGTTTTCTCATCTAACGGTAAAACGGTTTGTACAGAGCCTTTGCCAAAGGTTTTTTGCCCGACGATTAAAGCCCGTTTATGATCTTGTAATGCACCTGAAACGATTTCAGAGGCAGAGGCAGAACCCTGATTAACCAAGACCACAATTGGTTTGCCATTGAGCACATCGCCTTTATTTGCGTTGTATTCCATTTTGGCATCGGGTACACGCCCTTCGGTATAGACGATTTTACCGTTGTCTAAGAAGGCATCCGAAACGCCTACCGCTGCATTTAATACGCCGCCCGGATTGTTACGCAAATCTAAGACTAAGCCCCGTAAATCGCCTTTATTTTCTTTTTTTAGCGCATCGAGCGCTTCCATTAACGACTCGGTGGTTTTGGCTTGGAAACTACTCACCCGTACATAGCCATAACCGGGTTCAAGCAAGCGGTTTTTAACGCTTTTTACCTGAATAATGGCGCGTTTTAAGGTGACTTTGAAGGGCTTATCCTTGCCTTCGCGTACGACTAATAAATCAATGTTGGTATCGGGTTTGCCACGCATTAATTTAACCGCATCGTTTAAGGTCATGCCTTTTACGGGGGTTTCATTCAAGCGAATGATTAAATCACCGGCTTGCAAACCTGCCCGTTGCGCGGGTGTATCATCAATTGGCGAAATCACTTTAACAAAGCCATCTTCCATGCCAACTTCAATACCTAAGCCACCAAACTCGCCACTCGTGCCGACTTGTAATTCTTTGAATTCTTCTTCATCCAAATAAGCCGAGTGCGGATCAAGCCCATTTAACATGCCACGAATGGCATTGGTCATCAGCTCTTTATCTTTGGGTTCTTCAACATAACTTTCTTTTATGCGTGAATAGACTTCCGAAAATTGTTGCAACTCATTTAACGGGGGTGTGCTTTCAACGGTTTGTTTAAACGCAAAGACATTGAGACTAATACTGGTAGTAACACCGACTACCATCCCTGCTAAAGTACCCGCGAGGACGCGATAACGTGTTTGCATAAAGGTCGTATTCTCCGATTTTTATACCTACCTGCGTCCATGCAGGTTAGTAGTAAGGTCGCTATAGGTGATGATTAAAGAGAGTGCCGTAAGTGTATCACTCTCTCCAAGAAATGCACTTTTGTTCTGTACTATTTAGCTTTGGTGATACTTACCCTAAATTAAGTTAAGTAGTTTAGCGACACCAATTAGCCGGATTCTGTGGCGTGGTGAATTGGCGAATTTCAAAATAAAGCGCATTTATATTCTGCCCGCCAGAATTGCCTACAGCAGCGATTGTGTCATTGGCTTTAACTGTTTCACCTTCGCGCTTATACACTGCCCGATTGTAGCCATAAAGGCTCATGTATTTACCGTCATGATCTAAAATCACTAGATACCCGTAACCGTTCATCCAGCCTGAAAACACTACGCGTCCCTTCGCAATCGCCTTTACTTTAGAGCCTCCAGACGCTTCAATTACCACACCAGTCCAACGCTGTTTTTCATTACGGCGCGAATTATAGGGATACAAAATACGTCCATTAACCGGCCAAGCTAATTTGCCTTTTAAATTAGAAAAAGGACTACGTGCAGAATACTTAACGTTTTCGGTGGTTTGTACATTTAAACCTTGGGTTAACGGTGTGGTGTTACTTGTCATTGAGCTGGGTTCTAATGGCTGATTACTAGCCTGATTTTCGGCCAAGCGCCCTAGCACATTCTGCAAAGCTGCTTCCGCTTGCTCTAAAGCCGTTAAGCGTTTTTGCTTCGTGCTAATGTCGGTGTTTAATTTTTCTAAAGCAGACGAACGCGCAGACAACGTAGATTCTAAATTAGCTTTTTGCTTGGATAAGTCAGCAGTTAAAGCATTAAGCGCTTGTTGATTCTGCGTAATGTCAACTTGGCTTTTTTCCACTTTTCTGAGGGTTTGTTTAACATCTGTAATGCGTTTTACCCGGTTTTCGTTCAGGTATTTAAAATAATGAAAGGTGCGACTAATGTCGGAGGGTTCATCCTGTTTTAATAATAAGCGTAAATAGGACTGTTCACCGGCCGCGTACATGGCTTGTAATTGTTGGGATAAGCCGGTTTTTTGTGTGTTTAAATCGACTTCTAATTTGATCTTTTTTTGATTGGTATCCCGTAAGCGTTGTTGGGTTGTCTCAATTTTTCGCTCGGTTTGATAAACCTGCTTATCAATATTACCCAATTGTTTTTCCAAACGAGTGACTTCCGCTTCTAGCGTATTGGAATTGGCTGTCTGTGTTTCCAATGTATTACTAAGTTGATGAATTTCCTGCTGCAATTGCTGTTGTTTTTCTAAATCAGCAGCATAGCCCGCAGCGCCAATTAAAGTTAAACAGAGTATAGAATAATAATATTTCACGATTAATTATAACTTTATGTTGAGTAAGCAAGCCCCTAAATCCTAGCATAGACGTCTGGCTGCTAGAATAGTTCGTAAGAATCTATCTATTTAATAAAAATTTTTAATAATTACTGTTGTATTACTTTAGGGGTAGAGATGACAGCCTTCTACAGACAATATATCATCGTATTGCTGTATACTAATATACTAACTCATTATAAATTTGAGAGATCACTTTGAAAGAAACGATTATGTTAGATGATATGGAATTGCATGGTAACTGTGACTTTACCATTGATGGGGTATTGGTCAAAGAAGAGGATATTGACCGCGCATCACGTTCACTTAAAGCTATTTCCCACCCTTTACGCTTAAAAATCTTATGTGTATTAGGTGATAAAGAAGTCAGTGTGCAAGATATTGTAGACAATGTAGGCACATCGCAAAGTAATATTTCTCAACATTTAGCCATTTTGCGCGATAAAGGCATCTTAGCCTCACGTAAAGACGCTAATCGGGTGTATTACCGTGTGGGTGATAGTCGTACCTTGCGTTTAATTAGTATGATGCAGGAAGTGTTTTGTTCGACTCCCCATTAAAGTCAAGATCATTTGATTTTAAGCGAATACGGCACAAATTTTCCTACATGAAGGGTTTACCTCTCGCATGAGGCTGTATATCTTTAACACTTCTTTCTGAAGCAAGGGCTGTCTGTGGCAGATTACTTAACTTTTGTACAAAATCATCCTTTATTAATAATAGGCTTAGTTGCGATTATCGGCTTAATTGCTTGGACAGAGTTTGGTCGGCTTAATCGCAAATACAAGCAGTTAAATACCACGCAAGCGGTGCAACTGCTGAATCAGGATGACGCTGTTGTCTTAGATGTACGTGAAGATTCGGAAGTGCGGGCGGGAAAAATTAAAGGCGCTAAACACATTCCTTTAGGTCAGCTTAAAACACGCATGTTGGAGTTGGATAGCGCTAAAGGTAAGCCAGTTTTAGTGTATTGCCGCAGCGGTAATCGTTCTTCACATGCTTGTAATCAATTAACGAAAGCAGGCTTTACCAACGTTAGTAATTTGGCTGGAGGCATTTCTGCATGGGAATCAGCGAATCTACCGATCAGCAAACGTTAACGCCACCGATTAAAGTTTATAGCACGCGTTATTGCCCTTATTGCCAACGCGCGCGCGCCTTATTGAAGGCAAAAGGTGTAAGCTATACGGAAATTGATGTTGGCTCTAATCCTGCGTTATGGCAAGAGATGCAGGCGATTAGTGGTCGTGATACTGTACCGCAAATTTTTATCGGCGAGCAGCATATTGGCGGCTTTGATGATATGAATGCCTTGGATCGGGCTGGTAAATTAGATCCATTACTTTTTCCCCCTCATTCATAGGAACAATAATAATGAGCACAGACGCAGAACAACAACTGATTATTCAACGTATTTACCTCAAAGATGTTTCATTTGAAGCGCCTAATTCGCCGGTAATTTTTACCCAAGAATGGAATCCCAATATGAATTTGGATTTGAATACGCAGGTCGAATTCTTATCCAATGATAATTATGAAGTGGCGTTATCCATTACCATTACAGTTAAAAGTAATGATAAAACCGCCTTTTTGGTTGAAGTAACCCAAGCGGGCGTATTTTTCATTACGGGCTATAGCCAAGATCAGCTCAATCACTTATTAGCTGCTTATTGCCCGAATGTCTTGTTCCCCTATGCGCGTGAGGTGATTGCAAGTCTAGTTTCTAAAGGTAGCTTTCCTGAATTGCATTTATCGCCTATTAACTTTGATGGCTTATACATGCGTCGCTTACAAGAAGAGCAACAAGCGCGCGAAGCAGAAGAAACACCTAACGCTGTTCACTAATTTAGAAAACCTATTATGAGCATCCAGACTATTGCAGTATACGGGGCGGGTTCATGGGGTACGGCTCTAGCCTTACAACTGGCGCGTAATGGTTTGGATGTTCTAATGTGGGATATTAATGCTGCCCACATTGCAGACTTAAAAGCGCAGCGTGAAAATAGCCGTTATTTACCCGGCATTGCTTTTCCTAGCACATTGCAGGTAAGTCATGAGCTAGCCGAAGTAGCACAATTTGCTCAACATCATTTATTGGTTGTGCCAAGTCATGGTTTTCGTCCTTTACTACAAAACATGCACAATTTGTTAGCACCAAATGCGGCGCTGATTTGGGCCACTAAAGGTTTGGAAATTAATACTGGCAAATTATTGCATGAAGTTTTAAGGGAAGAGTTGCCCACCCATTCGGCTTATGGCGTGGTGTCTGGACCTACCTTTGCATCTGAAGTAGCGCGCGGTTTACCAACAGCGATGACGGTAGCGGCTACTAGTCCAACACTTGCTAAAGATATTGCGACCGCATTCCAAGGGAATAATTACCGCACTTATTTTTCTGACGATATTATTGGCGTGGAAATAGGTGGGGCGGTGAAAAATGTCTTAGCGATTGCTGCCGGTATTTCGGACGGTTTGGGTTATGGTGCAAATGCGCGAGTTGCGTTAATTACGCGTGGTTTAGCGGAAATGATGCGTTTGGGCGTGAAGTTAGGCGCACAAGCTGAAACCTTGATGGGGTTAGCGGGTATGGGCGATTTAGTGTTGACCTGTACCGATAACCAATCGCGTAATCGCCGTTTAGGTTTAGCTTTAGGACAAGGGCAGGAACGTGAAGCTGCCATTGTAGAAATTGGGCAAGCCGTAGAAGGTGCAAAATCCGCGTTATCCATTGGCTTATTAGCGCAGCAAGCAGGTGTAGAAATGCCTATTTGCCAGCAGGTCTACCGAATTTTATATGAACAATTGCCGCCAGCGAAAGCGGTCGAGCAATTGTTAGGTCGAGATATTAAATCTGAATTTTAATAATTAGGAGCGCTACCATGTCAAACCCGACAACTTATACCGTTGGCGTGGTCATGGATCATATTGCCAGCATTAATATTAAAAAAGATAGCAGTTTTGCCATGATGCTCGAAGCACAACGGCGGGGTTGTCCTCTGTATCATATGTTGCAAGGTGATTTATGGATTGACAATGGCGTGGTGTATGCTCGTATGCAGCCCGTGCGCGTCTATGATAATGCTCAACATTGGTATGATTTGGGTGAGGCTATTGTTAAACCCTTACATGAATTATCGGTTGTGCTAATGCGCAAAGATCCGCCATTTGATATGGAGTATATTTACAGCACCTATCTATTAGAAATGGCGGAAAAGCAAGGCACACTGGTAGTGAATCGTCCGGCAAGTATTCGCGCCGCTAATGAGAAATTATTTGCAACTTGGTTTCCACAATATTGTCCCGCGACCCGTGTTACACGTGATATGGGTTTAATCAAAGCGTTTTTAGCGGAACAACAACATATCGTCGTCAAACCTTTAGACGGTATGGGCGGCTCTATGATCTTTCAGATCAAACAGGGTGATGCAAACACCAACGTTATTTTAGAAACCATCACCCATTTTGGTAAACGAACGGTCATGGCGCAACGTTTTTTACCAGAATATAAGCAAGGTGATAAACGTATTTTGCTGATTGATGGCAAACCTTTTCCACATGCTCTGGCACGTATTCCCGCAGAAGGCGAGGGACGGGCTAATTTAGCAGCAGGCGGAACGGGTGTTGGCGTCGATTTAACTGCGCGTGAATATGAGATTTGTGCAACACTTGCCCCCGTGTTGCAAGCAATGGGTTTATTATTTGTCGGTTTAGATGTGATTGGCGATTATATTACCGAAATTAATGTAACCAGCCCGACTTGTATTCGTGAATTAGATCAAATTTATCATGCGAATATTGCTAGCCTACTATTCGATGCGATTGAATGTAGGCTAACGGCGTAATGTACTAATCTTTATGCGGCATTGTTGAGCATAGCGTACAATTCATCTTTTAAATGCAGGCGTTTTAATTTGAGTTCCTCCATAAACTCATCAGAATGCACTTCAATCTCTTGTTCTGAACGTACTATTTGCATATCAACTGTTTGATATTCCTCGAATAGACGCGCAAAGTGACGGTCTTCCATTTTTAGTATATGGATTTTGTCTTTGAATTCTGGAAATTCAGTTGCTAAATCGTGTGACTCACCGAACATACTACTCTCCTTATTAATTAATTTGTCATATTGGATGAATACCATCATAAACGTTAAGCCTTTCGTATAAAAGCTATTCAGCTATAAACATGACAAACTGCAATTTTTTTCTCTGTTAGAATAAGCGTTTTGTGTCGAGGATGAGGTTATGCAAGCACGTGTAAAGTGGCTAGACCATATGAGTTTTGTCGGCGAATCCGGTAGTGGGCATTCCGTGGTAATGGATGGTGCGCCCGAAGTCGGTGGGCGTAACTTGGGAATTCGCCCTATGGAAATGCTGCTATTAGGCTTAGGCGGTTGTTCTTCTTTCGATGTGGTATTGATCTTGCAGAAATCAAAGCAAGCAGTAACAGATTGTGAAGTATTGATTGAAGCTGAACGTGCTGAAAAAGATCCCAAAGTTTTTACTAAAATCCATTTGCATTTTATTGTGAAAGGACACAATTTAGCGCCAGACAAAGTCGAACGGGCGATTAATCTTTCTGCGGAAAAATATTGTTCAGCTTCAATCATGTTGGGCAAAACAGCCGAAATCAGCCATGATTTTGAAATACTTCCTGCAATTTAATTGTAATTTCACTTGCACCCTAGGGCAGAGTTTTGCATAGTTCGCATCCATCCTAGCGGTGTGCTGGTGAGTGTATTTTTTTACCCTTAAGGAGGGACACGAGAATTGGTCGAGCGTCATCAGAAGCAGATTCGGTTACACGGTTTTAATAACCTAACCAAAACATTAAGCTTCAATATTTATGATGTGTGTTACGCACGCAGCCCTGCACACCGTGAAGAATACCTTGCCTATATCGACGAGGAATACAATGCGGATCGCCTAACCAATATTTTGACCGATGTTGCGGATATAATTGGCGCGAATATTCTAAATGTGGCACGTCAAGATTATGAACCACAAGGGGCTAGTGTTACGATTTTAGTGTCAGAAGAACCTGTTTTATCCGAAGAGAAATTCTCAAATTCGGCAAAACCGGGCCCTTATCCAGAAGATGTGGTTGCACACTTGGATAAAAGTCACTTAACTGTGCATACTTACCCTGAAAGTCACCCAGATAATGGGATCAGTACCTTCCGGGCTGATATTGATGTATCCACTTGTGGGCGAATTTCACCCCTTAAAGCATTAAATTATTTAATTCACAGTTTAGAATCCGATATTGTTATTATGGATTATCGCGTGCGTGGGTTTACGCGTGATGTAAAGGGTAAAAAGCACTTTATTGACCATAAGATCAACTCTATTCAGAATTTCTTATCCCCTGAAACTAAGCGTAATTACACCATGATGGATGTAAATGTTTATCAGGAAAACATCTTCCACACCAAAATGATGCTAAAAGAGTTCGATTTAGATAATTATTTGTTTGGTTTGGGAAAAAATGATTATTTTGAAAAAGACTTGCAGCAAATTGAAACCCAATTACGTAAAGAATTAAAAGAAATTTTCTACGGACGTAATACTGGCGCACTCTAATCGGGCATAATACTTGCGTTGTAAGCCACATTTCAGTAATGTGGCTTTTTAATTTTAAGGTTGTTAAAATATTAAACAATTAATATAAAAATAAAGAAATGTCGTTTATTTGCTACACTGTGGTAAATATAAATCTATTAAAATATTCAATATTAATTCACTTTTAAATATGAGAAATGCCATTGTATTTTTCATGGTTTATTTGTAAGGTTAATTGCGTGTTAGGAAGACACCCTGATAAATCCTGAAAAGGAGTTCCTCGGTTTATGTACCCTGGAAAGGTCAATTAAATAATGAGTAGTGTTAGTGTGAAATCTAAACTGTTAATTGCAGTCAGCATCTCAATGCTGTTAATTACGGGTTGTTCAACATCCTCAACCAGTACGGCTGAAGTAGAAGGAGGTTCGGTTCAAGTTCGCAAAGCAGCGTTACGAACGACGAATAATAGTTCTAATGAAAGCACCTCTGATTTCTTAACGCGTTATGCTAATCAAAAGCGTGTTAATAATTCTAATAATAGAACGCGTTACAGTTATCCCGTCAATAATCGCGCAGTTCAAGCCCGTCCTATTCCTACCCAAGCACAAGGAAAACGTGAAGTTACCTCGTTAGATCGCGTGGTATGGAATGCTCAGAAGCAACAAGGCAAGATGTACCGTTACGGTGGGGAAAACCCTAGCACAGGTTTTGATTGCAGTGGTTTGACTCAATTCGCTTTTGGTCGAGGTGCGGGGGTTGCCTTGCCTAGAACGGCTGCTGATCAATATCGTGCGGCTACAAAAATTCCACGTGCCCAAGCCCAAAAAGGCGACTTAGTATTTTTCAATACACGTGGGCGTCGTGTGAGCCATGTAGGTATTTACTTAGGTGATGGTCGTTTTGTGCATGCGCCACGTACTGGACGTGCGATAACGACTGAGGCACTGGATGGCTATTGGGCTAAGCGCTTAATTGGCTTCGGTCGAATTCCCGGGGTTTGCGTACCTAGCGTGTGAAGTTCTTAGCAAAAAGGCTGCCATGTTCGCAGCCTTTTTTCTAGTGTAACGCGCAAGCTAATTAGTTAGTTGCGGGAGTCGTTGGTACGGTGGTTTCACTAGCAGGTGCAGGCATTGCAGGGGAATCAGTAGCAGGGGCTGTCATGGTCGTAGGTGCATCAGTAGCCGGTACATTGTTGGTTACAGGTGTTTCTGGTGCTGGAAATACGACAGGATTACTGGATGCAGTAGGTGTTGTTGTAGGTACAACATTGTTATCTGTGGGTGCAGGTGTCGCAGGGCTAACGGTTAGTTCGGGGCTTGCTGGTGTAGTAGGTGCAGGTGTCGTGACTTCGACATTTACTGCCGCTGGTGCAGGCGTTATGGGTGTTGTAGTAACTGGCTGTGTTGTGCTGGGTTCAGTACTGGTTGTAGTATTGTTGTTAATAGTGCTGCTAGGTTCAGTACTTGTGGTACGGGCCTCTACTGGTGTTGCATTGGCAACTTCTACATAAGGACGCGCTACCATTAAAACCACTAAGGTCACAGCGATTAGCGTATAAATAATTGCGGCTATTTTCATAATAAAGTCCCTTGCATAATTAGGTCATAACCTAATTAGTTGTTTACCCTAAAAATCGTTACATTAATTTACAGAGTTTAAAATAATTTTGACTACTCTGCTGGTTAATGGCTGCGCTTAATGGCAAACCAAGCTAAATTTTCCAGTGATTGTTTATAATCGCTGGCAGGTAGTACGCTTAAGTTTTCAATAGCTAACTCAGTTTCTCGAGTGGCACGTTGCAAAGTGTAA
This DNA window, taken from Candidatus Thiocaldithrix dubininis, encodes the following:
- a CDS encoding NAD(P)H-dependent glycerol-3-phosphate dehydrogenase, with the translated sequence MSIQTIAVYGAGSWGTALALQLARNGLDVLMWDINAAHIADLKAQRENSRYLPGIAFPSTLQVSHELAEVAQFAQHHLLVVPSHGFRPLLQNMHNLLAPNAALIWATKGLEINTGKLLHEVLREELPTHSAYGVVSGPTFASEVARGLPTAMTVAATSPTLAKDIATAFQGNNYRTYFSDDIIGVEIGGAVKNVLAIAAGISDGLGYGANARVALITRGLAEMMRLGVKLGAQAETLMGLAGMGDLVLTCTDNQSRNRRLGLALGQGQEREAAIVEIGQAVEGAKSALSIGLLAQQAGVEMPICQQVYRILYEQLPPAKAVEQLLGRDIKSEF
- the gshB gene encoding glutathione synthase, whose product is MSNPTTYTVGVVMDHIASINIKKDSSFAMMLEAQRRGCPLYHMLQGDLWIDNGVVYARMQPVRVYDNAQHWYDLGEAIVKPLHELSVVLMRKDPPFDMEYIYSTYLLEMAEKQGTLVVNRPASIRAANEKLFATWFPQYCPATRVTRDMGLIKAFLAEQQHIVVKPLDGMGGSMIFQIKQGDANTNVILETITHFGKRTVMAQRFLPEYKQGDKRILLIDGKPFPHALARIPAEGEGRANLAAGGTGVGVDLTAREYEICATLAPVLQAMGLLFVGLDVIGDYITEINVTSPTCIRELDQIYHANIASLLFDAIECRLTA
- a CDS encoding YdcH family protein — encoded protein: MFGESHDLATEFPEFKDKIHILKMEDRHFARLFEEYQTVDMQIVRSEQEIEVHSDEFMEELKLKRLHLKDELYAMLNNAA
- a CDS encoding OsmC family protein, with the translated sequence MQARVKWLDHMSFVGESGSGHSVVMDGAPEVGGRNLGIRPMEMLLLGLGGCSSFDVVLILQKSKQAVTDCEVLIEAERAEKDPKVFTKIHLHFIVKGHNLAPDKVERAINLSAEKYCSASIMLGKTAEISHDFEILPAI
- the speD gene encoding adenosylmethionine decarboxylase; the protein is MVERHQKQIRLHGFNNLTKTLSFNIYDVCYARSPAHREEYLAYIDEEYNADRLTNILTDVADIIGANILNVARQDYEPQGASVTILVSEEPVLSEEKFSNSAKPGPYPEDVVAHLDKSHLTVHTYPESHPDNGISTFRADIDVSTCGRISPLKALNYLIHSLESDIVIMDYRVRGFTRDVKGKKHFIDHKINSIQNFLSPETKRNYTMMDVNVYQENIFHTKMMLKEFDLDNYLFGLGKNDYFEKDLQQIETQLRKELKEIFYGRNTGAL
- a CDS encoding C40 family peptidase, whose amino-acid sequence is MKSKLLIAVSISMLLITGCSTSSTSTAEVEGGSVQVRKAALRTTNNSSNESTSDFLTRYANQKRVNNSNNRTRYSYPVNNRAVQARPIPTQAQGKREVTSLDRVVWNAQKQQGKMYRYGGENPSTGFDCSGLTQFAFGRGAGVALPRTAADQYRAATKIPRAQAQKGDLVFFNTRGRRVSHVGIYLGDGRFVHAPRTGRAITTEALDGYWAKRLIGFGRIPGVCVPSV